From a region of the Eretmochelys imbricata isolate rEreImb1 chromosome 6, rEreImb1.hap1, whole genome shotgun sequence genome:
- the LOC144266285 gene encoding uncharacterized protein LOC144266285, which yields MARCWTSSLFVGRKLSSPSCAPAIGMKIPSGRYQGTCWKGAMTETLQFRVKVKELRNAYCKAREANSRSGAAPANCRFCKKLDAILGADPTSTPSTTMDTSEPSSTRREEEEEQQQSGSKGAEAEEDTPESLDACSQELFSSQEEGSQLRRLVLGEGQTPEEVPDETLRSQLSVLPLAERLQRIRKRPRRSKEDMLHELMQHSSNEN from the exons atggcgaggtgctggacctcatcattgtttgtggggaggaagctgtccagtcccagctgtgctccagccataggaatgaAGATtccttcaggcagatatcaagggacatgctggaaaggggccatgaccgagACACTGCAGttcagggttaaagtgaaggagctgcggaatgcctactgcaaagcccgcgaggcaaacagccgctccggtgctgcccctgcgaaCTGCCGTTTCTGTAAAaagctggatgcgatacttggggccgaccccacctccactccgagtaccaccatggacacttcagagcccagttcaacaaggcgggaagaggaggaagagcagcagcaaagcgggagtaagggtgctgaggcggaggaagacaccccggaatccctagatgcatgcagccaggagctgttctcaagccaggaggaaggtagccagttgcggcggctggtgcttggggaaggacaaacaccagaggaggttcccg atgaaaccttgagatctcagctgtccGTGTTACCactggccgaaagactccaaagaatcagaaagaggccacgtagaagcaaggaagacatgttgcatgaactaatgcagcattcaagtaatgaaaattga